The segment TCCGTTTTATCAGCAGCAACCATTCTATCCACTGTTGCGCTAAGCAGTCCATCAACAGGGGGAGCCAGCAACTTTGAACTAGATTTCAAGGGAGTCAGCCAGATAACAGAGACGAAGGCAGTTTCCAAGAGTGGTAAAACTGGTGAAGCTTCTTTTCTAGCAAATACAGAGAATGTTAAAATTCCAAAAGGCCTGCAAAAAAAGCTAGAAGTCGTACCGAAAGATAATAGTCTTTATATTGTACAGTTTGATGGTCCCATTTTAGAAGAAACAAAAAAAGAACTGGAGTCTACTGGGGCAACAATTGTAGATTACATACCTGACTATGCATACATTGTGGAATACAAGGGTGATGTTGCAAAGGCCACTAACGGTATCGCTCATTTAGAATCTGTAGAGCCCTACCTTCCCCTTTATAAGGTCGACCCACTATTATTCACTAAAGGCGCTTCTGCTTTAGTAAAGGCCGTTGCACTTGATGCTAAACAAAATAATAAAGAAATCACTTTCAAAGGCATAGAAGAAATTGTCGAATATGCTGCCAACCATAACGTTCTATATATCTCCCCAAAACCGGAATATAAGGTGATGAATGATGTAGCGAGAGGAATTGTTAAAGCAGACGTAGCACAAAACAGTTATGGATTATACGGACAAGGCCAAGTGGTTGCAGTTGCCGATACAGGTCTTGATACTGGTCGCAACGACAGCTCGATGCATGAAGCTTTCCGCGGAAAAATTACAGCTTTATACGCATTAGGAAGATCCAATAATTCCAACGACCCGAACGGTCATGGTACACACGTTGCCGGATCTGTACTTGGAAACGGGGCAACCAATAAAGGAATGGCACCGCAGGCAAATCTTGTATTCCAATCCATCATGGATAGCAGCGGCGGATTGGGAGGCCTTCCATCCAACCTGAGCACATTGTTTAGTCAAGCTTACACTGCCGGGGCCCGAATTCACACCAACTCCTGGGGTGCTGCGGTAAATGGCGCTTACACAACAGATTCCAGAAACGTTGATGACTATGTTCGTAAAAATGATATGGCTGTTCTTTTCGCAGCTGGGAATGAAGGACCTAATAGTGGCACCATCAGTGCACCGGGTACTGCGAAAAATGCCATTACAGTTGGAGCAACAGAAAATTATCGTCCAAGCTTTGGGTCTTATGCAGACAATATCAATCATGTTGCACAGTTCTCTTCACGCGGACCTACTCGTGACGGTCGAATCAAGCCGGACGTAATGGCGCCAGGAACCTTTATTTTATCAGCACGCTCTTCCCTTGCACCAGATTCTTCCTTCTGGGCAAATCATGACAGTAAATATGCGTACATGGGCGGAACTTCCATGGCAACACCGATTGTTGCAGGAA is part of the Sutcliffiella sp. FSL R7-0096 genome and harbors:
- a CDS encoding S8 family serine peptidase: MRMKKKGQSKKVFLSVLSAATILSTVALSSPSTGGASNFELDFKGVSQITETKAVSKSGKTGEASFLANTENVKIPKGLQKKLEVVPKDNSLYIVQFDGPILEETKKELESTGATIVDYIPDYAYIVEYKGDVAKATNGIAHLESVEPYLPLYKVDPLLFTKGASALVKAVALDAKQNNKEITFKGIEEIVEYAANHNVLYISPKPEYKVMNDVARGIVKADVAQNSYGLYGQGQVVAVADTGLDTGRNDSSMHEAFRGKITALYALGRSNNSNDPNGHGTHVAGSVLGNGATNKGMAPQANLVFQSIMDSSGGLGGLPSNLSTLFSQAYTAGARIHTNSWGAAVNGAYTTDSRNVDDYVRKNDMAVLFAAGNEGPNSGTISAPGTAKNAITVGATENYRPSFGSYADNINHVAQFSSRGPTRDGRIKPDVMAPGTFILSARSSLAPDSSFWANHDSKYAYMGGTSMATPIVAGNVAQLREHFIKNRGITPKPSLLKAALIAGATDVGLGFPNGNQGWGRVTLDKSLNTAFVNETSSLSTSQKATYSFNATAGKPLKISLVWSDAPASTSASITLVNDLDLVITAPNGTKYVGNDFTAPFDNNWDGRNNVENVFINAPQSGTYTVEVQAYNVPQGPQAFSLAIVN